The Ziziphus jujuba cultivar Dongzao chromosome 7, ASM3175591v1 genome includes a region encoding these proteins:
- the LOC107425572 gene encoding uncharacterized protein LOC107425572: MGSLEDEILVQMVHDFMEYSESPARPLFSSSSNCPPLNNQTQYFTLLDILGRGTQYEAEVLKSILNYMRNKRNTEKTIDMKKWLLLKLKMDGYNASLCQTSWVTSLGCPAGDYEYIEIIREPMRLVVDIDFQSQFELARPTASYKQLTDTLPTIYVGTEAKLIKIISLLCSAAKQSLKDRGLHLPPWRTTTYMQSKWLASSLKKDLNNADNEVKSIGVHCFSNWVPPIVKPKRRNLGNGSGLSSQFSNMRINCC; encoded by the exons ATGGGTAGTTTGGAAGACGAAATACTCGTTCAGATGGTACATGATTTTATGGAATATTCAGAATCACCTGCGAGACCTCTTTTTTCATCTTCCTCAAACTGTCCGCCTCTTAATAATCAAACCCAATACTTCACTTTGCTG GATATTCTTGGGAGAGGGACACAGTATGAAGCTGAGGTCCTTAAAAGTATCTTGAATTATATGAGAAACAAAAGGAATACAGAGAAAACTATAGATATGAAAAAATGGCTTTTACTCAAGCTAAAAATGGATGGTTATAATGCTTCCCTTTGTCAAACTTCTTGGGTCACTTCCTTGGGATGTCCTGCTG GAGATTATGAGTACATTGAGATCATACGTGAGCCAATGAGACTTGTAGTGGACATAGACTTCCAGTCACAATTTGAATTGGCTAGACCCACAGCATCATACAAACAGCTAACAGACACACTACCAACCATCTATGTTGGGACAGAGGCCAAACTCATCAAGATTATCTCTCTTCTCTGCTCAGCTGCCAAACAGTCCCTTAAAGACAGAGGTCTCCATTTACCCCCTTGGAGAACTACCACTTACATGCAGTCCAAATGGTTGGCTAGCTCTCTTAAAAAAGACCTAAATAATGCTGATAATGAAGTGAAAAGTATTGGAGTGCATTGTTTTAGCAACTGGGTGCCTCCAATTGTAAAACCCAAGCGAAGGAATTTGGGTAATGGGTCTGGTCTGTCTAGTCAATTCTCTAATATGAGGATAAACTGCTgctag